One genomic window of Candidatus Minimicrobia sp. QA0096 includes the following:
- a CDS encoding ArsR family transcriptional regulator, which translates to MLDVFITSRVRRKIVVVYAKYPDFHTHVRGLAKLIKEDPGNIQRELKRLEKVGFLQSEKQGNSRTYFTNKQFPIFKELQSMVIKSQQYSARSKRGMADKD; encoded by the coding sequence ATGTTAGACGTTTTTATTACATCTAGGGTGCGGCGAAAAATTGTAGTAGTATACGCTAAGTATCCTGATTTTCACACACATGTTCGCGGATTAGCAAAGCTAATTAAGGAAGACCCTGGAAATATTCAACGAGAATTGAAGCGACTAGAAAAGGTTGGATTTTTGCAGAGTGAAAAGCAAGGTAACTCACGCACGTATTTCACTAATAAACAATTCCCAATTTTTAAGGAATTGCAAAGTATGGTGATTAAATCTCAGCAATATTCAGCGCGATCAAAGCGCGGCATGGCTGATAAAGACTAA
- the recJ gene encoding single-stranded-DNA-specific exonuclease RecJ: MTLFEKILAARGLTTRKAREEFLHPNYMSVKHDPFLLPDMKKAVDRLKKAHAEGEKIVIYGDYDIDGLSATAILLDAFGKFGFKEVGAFIPNRFVEGYGMTMGAVDKVQNMGADLIVTVDTGSLCHAEIEYASSLGIDTVVTDHHNVAKTPPPSVAAVNPKFPGHKYPFRDLCGAGVAFKLVQALQTELDGLPDGYEKWLLDLVALGTVCDIVTLADENRANVYWGLEVLKKQRRPGLKALMSVAGIEPEKVNARHLGFGLGPRMNAAGRLETAQYALDMLTASDGLEALEASEKLEELNIKRRSIQDEIFDEACQQADNMTDDRVLVVNSGNWNHGIIGIVASKLVEKYKKPVFIIGERGDEATGSARSFGDFSAADAVRAADDIIIKGGGHGAAAGVTLATERIDDFRRRVNEFYDSLQLKNQELYLLPRADVEIDDFSEINEELIDNLAKMEPFGNGNAEPILKITEAMVLNVRRMGADGQHVKLTLRDKNGVALQMLAFNAPEEFFREVGDEVSVWFQPTVNEWQGMKSVEGRLLHISGV; the protein is encoded by the coding sequence ATGACATTATTTGAGAAAATTTTAGCGGCTCGAGGCTTGACTACGCGTAAGGCGCGTGAGGAATTTTTACATCCGAATTACATGTCAGTAAAGCACGATCCGTTTTTATTGCCAGATATGAAAAAAGCAGTGGATCGCTTGAAAAAGGCGCACGCTGAGGGTGAGAAAATTGTTATTTACGGCGATTATGATATTGACGGGCTGAGTGCAACGGCAATTTTGTTGGATGCGTTTGGCAAGTTTGGCTTTAAGGAAGTTGGTGCGTTTATTCCAAATCGGTTTGTTGAGGGTTACGGAATGACGATGGGCGCCGTTGATAAAGTGCAGAATATGGGTGCGGATTTAATTGTTACGGTTGATACGGGAAGTTTGTGTCATGCAGAAATTGAATATGCGTCGAGTTTGGGGATTGATACGGTGGTGACTGATCATCATAATGTTGCTAAGACTCCACCGCCGAGCGTTGCTGCGGTTAATCCGAAATTTCCTGGTCATAAATATCCGTTTCGCGATTTATGCGGCGCGGGTGTGGCGTTTAAATTGGTTCAGGCTCTACAAACCGAACTGGACGGGTTGCCAGATGGTTACGAGAAGTGGCTATTGGATCTGGTGGCGCTAGGGACTGTTTGCGACATAGTTACGCTGGCGGATGAAAATAGGGCGAATGTCTATTGGGGTTTGGAGGTTTTGAAAAAGCAGAGGCGTCCTGGTTTGAAGGCATTGATGTCAGTGGCGGGAATTGAGCCGGAGAAGGTTAACGCTAGGCATTTGGGATTTGGTCTGGGGCCGCGAATGAATGCGGCGGGCAGGCTGGAAACGGCGCAATATGCTCTGGATATGCTGACAGCGAGTGATGGGCTGGAGGCGTTGGAGGCTAGCGAAAAGCTGGAAGAATTAAATATCAAACGCCGTAGTATTCAGGACGAGATTTTTGACGAAGCTTGCCAGCAGGCGGACAATATGACTGATGATCGAGTTTTGGTGGTGAATAGCGGCAATTGGAATCACGGAATTATTGGCATTGTGGCGTCAAAGTTGGTTGAGAAATATAAGAAGCCAGTTTTTATAATTGGTGAGCGTGGTGATGAGGCTACGGGTTCGGCGCGAAGTTTTGGCGATTTTTCTGCGGCTGACGCGGTTCGGGCAGCTGACGACATCATTATTAAAGGTGGTGGTCACGGAGCGGCGGCGGGCGTGACGCTGGCGACCGAGAGAATTGACGATTTTAGACGACGAGTGAATGAGTTTTACGATTCGCTGCAATTAAAAAATCAGGAATTATATTTGCTACCGAGAGCTGACGTTGAGATTGACGATTTTTCGGAAATTAATGAGGAGCTGATTGATAATTTGGCAAAGATGGAGCCATTCGGCAATGGTAACGCCGAGCCTATATTGAAGATAACTGAAGCGATGGTTTTGAATGTGAGGAGAATGGGCGCGGATGGGCAACACGTGAAATTGACCTTGCGTGATAAGAATGGCGTTGCGCTGCAGATGCTGGCTTTTAACGCGCCAGAAGAGTTTTTCCGTGAAGTGGGCGACGAAGTGTCCGTCTGGTTCCAGCCGACTGTAAATGAATGGCAGGGGATGAAGTCAGTTGAAGGGCGATTGCTACATATTTCTGGGGTGTAG
- a CDS encoding 30S ribosomal protein S21 has product MVQVTRKDQKEANENIIRRFNRRVLQSGVLARAKSVMRFEKPISKTERRKKAIIRRERRAEKTAKMRLGVR; this is encoded by the coding sequence ATGGTACAAGTAACACGTAAAGATCAGAAGGAAGCGAACGAAAATATCATTCGTCGTTTCAACCGCAGGGTTTTGCAAAGCGGTGTTTTGGCTCGCGCTAAGAGCGTTATGCGTTTTGAAAAACCAATTTCAAAGACCGAGCGTCGTAAAAAAGCTATTATTCGCCGCGAGCGACGAGCTGAAAAAACGGCAAAAATGCGCCTAGGGGTGCGTTAA
- a CDS encoding GatB/YqeY domain-containing protein gives MSALKERITSEMKAALLSGDRFRGDVLRNLKAAILNEEVSLGKREDGLDDSEIEKVVAREVKKRVESADLYRKNDRAELAEPEEKEAEILREFLPEQLGEAEISKIVEEVIAGMDDVSIQKMGQVIGAVKSKVGNAADGALVAKIVKEKLTK, from the coding sequence ATGTCTGCGCTAAAAGAGCGCATTACTAGTGAAATGAAAGCCGCTCTATTGAGCGGCGATCGTTTTCGTGGTGATGTTTTGCGTAATCTAAAGGCAGCAATCTTAAACGAAGAAGTTTCTTTGGGCAAGCGAGAAGATGGCTTGGATGATTCTGAAATTGAAAAAGTCGTTGCTCGAGAAGTGAAAAAGCGCGTCGAAAGTGCGGATTTATATCGAAAGAACGACCGTGCGGAATTGGCGGAACCTGAAGAAAAAGAAGCGGAAATTTTACGAGAATTTTTGCCAGAGCAACTTGGCGAGGCGGAAATCTCAAAGATAGTAGAAGAAGTTATTGCGGGTATGGACGATGTCTCAATTCAGAAAATGGGACAAGTTATTGGCGCGGTAAAAAGTAAGGTTGGCAATGCTGCGGATGGCGCGTTGGTGGCAAAAATTGTTAAAGAAAAACTCACAAAATAG
- a CDS encoding adenylate kinase family protein: MIVFFGPAGAGKSVQGQILAARHGWRWLSAGQLLRDTHDGELIHRMQSGELVPMETINGLMGEALNKAKDINGVILDGYPRQLEQAKWLIESRSHHGKDVKLVIVLEVPRDEILERLRVRGRVDDTPEAIDKRLSIYRGEIYPILDYLNENGVPIVHMSGVGTVGQVHDEIERELVSRGIIEGIK, from the coding sequence ATGATTGTATTTTTTGGGCCGGCGGGTGCTGGCAAGAGTGTGCAGGGGCAGATTTTAGCGGCACGACACGGTTGGCGTTGGCTTAGTGCCGGACAGCTGCTTCGCGACACACATGATGGTGAATTGATTCATCGTATGCAATCTGGCGAACTGGTGCCGATGGAAACTATCAACGGTTTGATGGGCGAGGCTCTTAATAAGGCTAAGGATATTAATGGCGTAATTCTGGACGGCTATCCAAGGCAATTAGAGCAAGCTAAATGGCTGATTGAGTCGCGTTCACATCACGGAAAAGATGTTAAGTTGGTGATTGTGCTGGAAGTTCCGCGCGACGAAATTCTGGAGCGTTTGAGGGTTCGTGGTCGAGTTGACGACACGCCTGAAGCAATTGACAAACGACTCAGTATTTATCGAGGTGAAATTTACCCAATTCTGGATTATCTAAATGAAAACGGTGTTCCAATTGTACATATGAGCGGCGTTGGAACTGTCGGGCAAGTTCATGATGAGATTGAGAGAGAGCTGGTCAGTCGTGGCATTATTGAGGGTATAAAATGA
- the map gene encoding type I methionyl aminopeptidase, with protein sequence MSQLITGEKTPQQMKDMRECGKMLATIYDELKKSVTAGMSELDANDFVAKRIKDFGAEATYLTDEVKFPGVICISTNEQLVHSLPTEYVFEKGDVVSFDLVIGYRGMKTDSAFTMVVDEEPKGAKKHLLHATEQSLYAGIDAITGDGTRVGDISAGVEAVLKKAKLGIIRELVGHGVGLSMHMEPEIPNYGRRGTGPMLHAGDTIAIEPMASLGGEKIITDSDGWTISMKDGSLGAHFEHTVLITETGAEILTKL encoded by the coding sequence ATGAGCCAATTGATCACTGGAGAAAAAACGCCGCAGCAGATGAAAGATATGCGCGAGTGCGGCAAAATGCTTGCGACAATTTACGATGAATTGAAAAAATCTGTAACGGCTGGAATGAGTGAGTTGGACGCTAATGATTTTGTAGCTAAGCGAATTAAAGATTTTGGCGCAGAGGCGACTTATCTTACGGACGAGGTGAAGTTCCCGGGAGTGATTTGTATATCGACGAATGAGCAGTTGGTGCATTCTTTGCCGACCGAATATGTTTTTGAAAAGGGCGACGTGGTCAGTTTCGATTTGGTGATTGGCTATCGTGGAATGAAGACGGATAGCGCTTTTACTATGGTTGTCGATGAAGAGCCTAAGGGTGCGAAGAAACATTTATTGCATGCAACAGAACAGAGTTTATATGCGGGAATTGACGCGATAACTGGCGATGGAACGCGAGTTGGTGATATTTCAGCGGGAGTGGAAGCTGTGTTGAAGAAGGCTAAACTTGGTATAATCCGTGAATTGGTTGGTCATGGTGTGGGGCTGAGTATGCATATGGAGCCAGAAATTCCGAATTACGGCAGGCGAGGAACTGGTCCGATGTTGCACGCTGGCGACACAATTGCAATTGAGCCGATGGCGAGCTTGGGCGGTGAGAAAATTATTACTGACAGCGACGGATGGACAATTAGTATGAAAGACGGCAGTCTAGGTGCGCATTTTGAGCATACGGTATTGATTACCGAAACTGGTGCTGAAATTCTGACAAAGCTTTAA
- the ftsA gene encoding cell division protein FtsA, with the protein MQEQSRYVVGIDIGTKNVRCVVGYIDAENGAPKIVGVGEAPNSGMRKGTVTNLSGPAEAIDKALEPAERMSGHQINAATLSINGSHLLSTKADGMITVGTVNNEVTHDDTLRLEEVATTGKVPQNREILDIIAHAYRLDGQDNIKDPIGMTGARLEIRANVVSGLVPHITNLQKSAEMAKVEAVSVVPSVLAAAQSVLTESQRENGVAVIDFGAATTGIAIYEEGDLQHLAVIPMGGQNVTNDLAIGLRTDPEIAEVVKLAHARFGGEALGEVETKVEKQTYKFNQEEIDEIVQARYEEIFEAIAKELKRAGRLGKLPSGVVLVGGAAKVKGMVEFTKDQLSVAARLGVPAGYSGVSDEVKGAEFSAAVGLMLIDSMGISQQIKPIVGANDVTKKAGGLLKNIFARFK; encoded by the coding sequence ATGCAGGAGCAATCTCGATATGTGGTAGGAATTGATATTGGCACGAAAAATGTGCGCTGTGTCGTTGGTTATATTGACGCAGAAAATGGTGCGCCAAAAATTGTTGGCGTCGGCGAAGCGCCGAATAGCGGAATGCGAAAGGGGACTGTAACGAATTTGAGCGGTCCAGCTGAGGCTATTGATAAGGCCCTGGAGCCAGCCGAGCGAATGAGCGGTCATCAGATTAACGCAGCCACATTGAGTATTAACGGATCTCATTTATTGAGTACAAAAGCCGACGGAATGATTACCGTTGGAACCGTTAATAATGAGGTCACTCATGATGATACATTAAGGCTGGAGGAAGTTGCTACAACTGGAAAAGTGCCGCAGAATAGAGAAATTTTGGATATTATTGCGCACGCGTATAGGCTGGATGGTCAGGATAATATTAAAGATCCAATTGGTATGACTGGCGCGCGTCTGGAAATTAGGGCGAATGTCGTGTCTGGTTTGGTTCCACACATTACTAATTTACAGAAGTCGGCGGAAATGGCTAAGGTTGAGGCTGTGTCTGTTGTTCCGTCGGTTTTGGCGGCAGCTCAATCCGTTCTTACGGAAAGTCAGCGTGAAAATGGCGTTGCGGTGATTGATTTTGGTGCGGCAACTACAGGAATTGCCATTTACGAAGAGGGCGATTTGCAACATCTGGCGGTTATTCCAATGGGTGGTCAGAATGTAACGAACGATTTGGCTATTGGACTTAGGACGGATCCGGAAATTGCGGAAGTTGTGAAATTGGCACATGCTCGATTTGGCGGCGAGGCTCTGGGCGAAGTCGAAACGAAGGTTGAAAAGCAGACATATAAGTTCAATCAAGAGGAAATTGATGAGATTGTTCAGGCGCGCTATGAAGAGATCTTTGAAGCAATTGCTAAAGAGCTGAAGCGAGCTGGACGATTAGGAAAGCTACCGAGCGGCGTTGTGCTGGTTGGTGGTGCGGCGAAAGTAAAAGGTATGGTGGAGTTCACGAAAGATCAATTGAGTGTGGCGGCACGCTTGGGTGTTCCGGCTGGCTATAGCGGAGTTAGCGATGAAGTGAAAGGCGCGGAGTTTTCAGCTGCGGTTGGTCTGATGTTGATCGACTCTATGGGTATTTCGCAGCAGATAAAACCGATAGTTGGCGCAAATGATGTCACTAAAAAAGCTGGCGGTTTACTCAAAAATATTTTCGCTAGATTTAAATAA
- the ftsZ gene encoding cell division protein FtsZ: protein MPQIQPSEVQTFASIKVVGVGGAGGSAINRMKDAGLTGVQFIAMNTDAQALHNSKADVKIHLGRDATNGLGAGADPTVGEAAANESRDEIREALEGADMVFVTIGAGGGTGSGAGYVVAEVARELGILVVGVATRPFSFEGEKRRVNADWAISHLGREVDTLITIPNDRLLQTIDRRTPLLETFKIADDVLRQGVQGISELITEHGLINLDFADVKAIMSNAGSALMGIGRASGDDRAVQAAQQAIESPLIEVSIDGAKGVLFNVTGGYDMSMAEIQEAAEIITSAVSPNANIIFGATLKPEMEDELVITVIATGFDSDTFRQQEVSLTVGDDAKPAETEVDDEMVKNIDLELDKEESAESFAAEPETNIWENPTVEADDDEDDTPAFLRRRKKNKE from the coding sequence ATGCCGCAAATACAACCAAGTGAAGTTCAAACATTTGCCAGCATAAAAGTCGTCGGTGTCGGCGGCGCTGGTGGTTCAGCTATTAACCGAATGAAAGACGCTGGTCTGACTGGCGTTCAGTTCATTGCTATGAATACGGACGCTCAGGCGTTGCATAATTCGAAGGCTGACGTAAAAATTCATCTTGGCCGTGATGCAACTAATGGTTTGGGTGCTGGTGCCGACCCTACTGTTGGTGAGGCCGCAGCTAATGAATCTCGTGACGAAATCAGGGAAGCACTAGAAGGCGCGGACATGGTGTTTGTAACAATTGGTGCTGGTGGCGGAACTGGTTCTGGTGCTGGTTATGTCGTGGCAGAAGTGGCGCGCGAGCTTGGTATTTTGGTAGTTGGCGTGGCAACTCGACCGTTTAGCTTTGAGGGTGAAAAGCGTCGAGTTAACGCGGATTGGGCGATTTCTCACTTGGGACGCGAGGTTGATACCTTGATTACTATTCCAAATGACAGATTGTTGCAAACTATTGATCGCCGAACGCCGCTACTAGAAACATTTAAGATTGCTGATGATGTTTTAAGGCAGGGCGTTCAAGGTATTTCTGAACTGATTACTGAGCATGGTTTGATTAACCTTGACTTTGCCGATGTTAAGGCGATTATGAGTAATGCCGGTTCAGCTTTGATGGGAATTGGGCGAGCGAGCGGTGATGACCGAGCGGTTCAGGCGGCGCAACAAGCTATTGAAAGTCCGCTAATTGAGGTGTCGATTGATGGCGCCAAGGGTGTGCTATTCAACGTAACTGGCGGCTACGACATGAGTATGGCGGAAATTCAGGAAGCCGCAGAAATTATTACTAGTGCTGTTAGTCCGAACGCCAACATTATTTTTGGTGCGACTTTGAAGCCGGAAATGGAAGACGAGCTGGTTATTACGGTGATTGCGACAGGATTTGATAGCGATACATTCCGCCAGCAGGAAGTTAGCTTGACTGTAGGCGACGACGCGAAACCTGCCGAAACAGAAGTTGATGACGAAATGGTTAAAAATATTGACCTAGAGTTGGATAAGGAAGAATCTGCCGAAAGTTTTGCGGCTGAGCCAGAGACTAATATTTGGGAAAATCCAACCGTTGAAGCTGACGATGATGAGGATGATACGCCGGCATTTCTGAGGCGACGAAAGAAGAACAAGGAGTAG
- the nrdR gene encoding transcriptional regulator NrdR → MVFNIGNSRVIESREVSDGAAIRRRRETPDGKRFTTYERVEKPNLAVIKKNGDRELFDRVKLANSTRRSVGKFFKSDEEVDNIITAVEDSLYALGESEVTSKQIGDQVLDELEKRNEVAYVRFASVFYEFKTLDDFVEILAKRRSKGEREL, encoded by the coding sequence ATGGTGTTTAATATCGGCAATAGTCGCGTTATTGAATCACGCGAAGTTTCTGATGGTGCCGCAATTCGACGTCGCAGAGAAACTCCAGATGGCAAGCGATTTACTACGTATGAGCGAGTTGAAAAACCAAACCTGGCGGTGATAAAGAAAAATGGTGATCGTGAGCTGTTTGACCGAGTGAAATTGGCGAATTCGACACGCCGTTCGGTCGGAAAATTCTTTAAGTCTGACGAAGAAGTTGATAATATCATTACGGCGGTTGAAGACTCTTTATACGCGCTGGGCGAATCGGAAGTTACGTCAAAACAGATTGGCGATCAAGTTTTGGATGAATTAGAAAAACGCAACGAAGTGGCGTATGTTCGTTTTGCTAGCGTTTTTTACGAGTTTAAGACGTTGGATGATTTTGTGGAGATTTTAGCGAAGCGACGCAGTAAGGGCGAGCGGGAATTGTAA
- a CDS encoding vitamin K epoxide reductase family protein translates to MFNKIKNWIFHEDLKKQNLAAFIMLLGSGLGLLASFVLSIEALELAKNSHAVLSCDFSSALSCSAVANHWSAAILGFPNSFIGVMTLPVMVTIAVALLAGAKFPKWFMQAAQAGAIIGMIFAIWMFYMSYIEIGVLCPWCLTLDLGMLMIMFGLTRYNVLQKNISCRYMQKIVGGGYDVLVVVSLVVAVIVAIIAKFGSQLL, encoded by the coding sequence ATGTTTAATAAAATCAAAAACTGGATATTTCACGAAGACTTGAAAAAGCAAAATTTGGCGGCGTTTATAATGCTTCTCGGTAGTGGATTAGGGTTATTGGCGTCATTTGTATTATCTATTGAAGCTTTAGAATTAGCAAAAAATTCTCATGCTGTATTAAGTTGCGATTTTAGCTCGGCTCTGAGCTGTTCGGCGGTGGCGAATCATTGGTCGGCGGCTATTTTAGGATTTCCAAATAGTTTCATCGGCGTGATGACCCTGCCTGTTATGGTAACAATTGCAGTGGCGTTGTTGGCGGGAGCAAAGTTTCCGAAGTGGTTTATGCAGGCAGCGCAGGCTGGTGCTATTATTGGAATGATATTTGCTATTTGGATGTTTTATATGAGCTATATTGAAATTGGCGTGCTTTGTCCGTGGTGCTTGACCTTGGATCTTGGAATGCTGATGATTATGTTCGGTTTGACGCGTTATAATGTTCTACAGAAAAATATTTCTTGTCGATATATGCAGAAGATTGTTGGCGGCGGATATGATGTGCTTGTCGTGGTGTCGCTGGTCGTCGCGGTAATTGTCGCGATAATCGCCAAATTCGGCAGTCAATTGTTATAA
- a CDS encoding RCC1 domain-containing protein — translation MKHNRPLSIIKDRKAKRFFALGSFIVVSVALGFMFLNSQQSRATIPSSGKQIEVGQVSYRLYESSNGVNPGSPLANTNIAATLPKVGADFRLRVGLQNKSAYFKKLAEYGSGYEHSCAIMSDDSAYCWGNGQYGALGTNSTTSSTTPVPVYTQDVLNGKTIKQITTGYYHTCVITSDNKDYCWGSGAVGRLGNGGIIQRNAPYPVRETTTTVISQIAAGNEHTCSLNSEGKLHCWGRGINGELGRDVFLASYTPAAVNMNNFGTESVKQVVSGDRFTCASTVEGTAFCWGYNATGRTGVGSVAGRTQYPTKVKGFNGKKVESISAGDSHACAVISGGQEVYCWGRNHNGQLGNTASGYRNTASRASFGSSILSGGKTIKNVYAGGEFTCMVLNTGEIYCWGDNSKGQMGSGTATGFLPSPVKVNVPFTSSGETSMYLGKDFLCALRTGEMYCWGNNNKGQVGNGQSSNSPVTRPTLIAPPGGAVESSSMKLRVEYAKKGSAATCSAVSSSDWQVVTGVSKLAYSVGGPADGTNINSNSTDPELPSGAIASRPQSLVRKSGVAGTFTNVQKISAGEVGVWDLALVDKGLDRNENYCVRVATDTTAAPGSSIDSYTMYPEFKTAPGSLDIRFRDNAGATIADTGTRFDNSMMSSSSVATSALLSNSSSKQIEVTNTQTISGWSVVLSASDGATAKWKRTAGTESYMFNGTNGDQGFLSVNFGTSSVLASGSSLSGSTCQISGISKGVDSQFKVGTATANGVTLMSSSGSTGQLGCAFLLQNVRLNQTIPAYQKPGAYELPMTLTVTAQ, via the coding sequence ATGAAACATAATAGACCGCTATCAATAATAAAAGACCGTAAAGCCAAGAGATTTTTTGCCCTTGGCAGTTTTATTGTCGTTAGTGTAGCCTTAGGGTTTATGTTTTTGAATTCTCAGCAAAGTCGTGCGACTATTCCTAGTAGTGGCAAGCAGATTGAAGTGGGGCAAGTTTCTTATCGATTATACGAATCTTCCAATGGTGTTAATCCAGGCAGTCCGCTTGCAAATACCAACATCGCTGCCACGTTACCAAAAGTCGGTGCCGATTTTCGACTGAGAGTTGGTCTGCAAAATAAGAGTGCATATTTTAAAAAATTAGCTGAATACGGAAGCGGGTATGAACATAGCTGCGCCATTATGTCGGATGATAGTGCTTATTGTTGGGGTAATGGTCAGTATGGAGCTCTTGGTACTAATTCAACCACCTCATCAACAACCCCAGTGCCTGTATATACACAAGACGTGCTTAACGGTAAGACTATAAAACAGATTACTACTGGTTATTATCACACTTGCGTAATTACTTCTGACAATAAAGACTATTGTTGGGGCTCTGGTGCAGTTGGAAGACTAGGAAATGGTGGCATAATTCAGCGCAACGCTCCATATCCAGTTAGAGAGACCACGACTACAGTCATCTCTCAGATTGCCGCGGGTAATGAGCATACTTGTTCGCTTAACTCGGAGGGAAAATTGCACTGTTGGGGTAGAGGCATAAATGGAGAATTAGGTCGTGACGTATTCCTAGCTTCATACACGCCAGCAGCGGTTAATATGAATAACTTTGGAACGGAATCGGTTAAGCAGGTTGTGTCAGGGGATAGATTCACGTGCGCTTCGACGGTCGAAGGTACAGCATTCTGCTGGGGGTATAATGCTACAGGAAGGACTGGAGTAGGGAGTGTTGCTGGTAGAACTCAATATCCCACTAAAGTCAAAGGTTTTAATGGGAAAAAAGTTGAGTCAATATCTGCTGGCGATTCGCATGCCTGTGCTGTTATTTCTGGCGGTCAAGAAGTGTATTGTTGGGGAAGAAATCACAATGGTCAGTTGGGTAACACAGCATCTGGCTATAGAAATACTGCTTCAAGAGCTTCTTTTGGAAGTAGCATTCTTTCTGGAGGGAAGACTATTAAAAATGTTTACGCTGGCGGCGAATTTACGTGTATGGTATTAAACACTGGCGAAATTTATTGTTGGGGTGATAACTCTAAGGGTCAAATGGGCAGTGGAACTGCCACAGGATTTTTGCCCTCTCCCGTAAAAGTGAATGTTCCATTTACGAGTTCTGGTGAAACTTCCATGTATTTAGGTAAAGACTTTTTATGCGCTTTACGTACGGGCGAGATGTATTGTTGGGGTAATAATAACAAGGGGCAGGTAGGGAATGGCCAGTCGAGTAATAGTCCTGTCACGCGCCCTACGCTAATTGCGCCTCCAGGAGGAGCCGTTGAATCTTCATCAATGAAGCTGCGTGTCGAATACGCAAAAAAGGGTAGCGCGGCAACTTGTTCGGCTGTAAGTAGTTCAGATTGGCAAGTCGTGACCGGAGTATCAAAACTTGCTTATTCTGTGGGTGGTCCTGCTGACGGCACTAATATCAATAGTAACTCGACTGATCCAGAATTGCCGTCAGGAGCTATCGCTTCTCGACCTCAAAGTCTGGTGAGAAAAAGCGGAGTGGCTGGAACGTTCACGAATGTGCAAAAAATATCTGCTGGCGAAGTGGGTGTGTGGGATTTGGCGCTTGTCGATAAAGGGCTTGATAGGAACGAAAATTATTGTGTCCGCGTAGCAACTGACACAACTGCCGCTCCTGGATCTAGTATTGATAGCTACACAATGTATCCAGAATTTAAGACCGCTCCTGGGTCGTTAGATATTCGTTTTAGGGATAATGCTGGCGCTACAATTGCAGATACTGGTACGAGGTTTGATAATTCCATGATGAGTAGCAGCAGTGTAGCCACCAGCGCTCTCTTGTCCAACTCAAGCTCGAAGCAAATTGAAGTTACGAATACACAGACCATCTCTGGGTGGAGTGTTGTGTTGTCGGCATCTGACGGCGCGACCGCCAAATGGAAGCGAACTGCTGGCACAGAATCGTATATGTTCAACGGCACTAATGGCGATCAGGGATTTCTGTCTGTCAATTTTGGCACATCATCCGTCTTAGCTTCGGGTAGTTCATTGAGCGGGTCAACTTGCCAAATATCAGGAATATCAAAGGGCGTTGATTCTCAATTTAAGGTAGGGACTGCTACGGCTAACGGCGTTACATTGATGAGTAGCAGCGGGTCAACTGGTCAATTGGGGTGCGCATTTTTGCTACAGAACGTTCGATTAAACCAGACTATTCCGGCATATCAAAAACCAGGAGCTTATGAATTGCCAATGACATTAACAGTAACAGCGCAATAG
- a CDS encoding LPXTG cell wall anchor domain-containing protein: MKNRVKKLFIVITLLIALSSPYSAFADSSANSNLSQVITDCARDSLETGSQMNESICPIFPSKFSKFDLVNGKDLLVYGVYDAVHTVVNPATGQHDLKVEFGGRTFVLGRNRELKVKGNIWMLDFSNWQNNHPGDNFIPSTPEYTHNGRVTAKLKANATSPEVVRFADFSFTTPKKTVEKTIEDVIVIPKIVKEISKALANTGINLWMIMAAGIGVIVAAFIMLFIVKKQKKRDE; encoded by the coding sequence ATGAAAAATAGAGTAAAAAAATTATTCATCGTCATAACATTACTAATCGCTCTGAGTAGTCCTTATTCGGCTTTTGCAGATTCGTCGGCTAATTCTAATTTGTCACAAGTGATTACTGATTGCGCTCGCGATTCTCTGGAAACAGGTAGCCAGATGAATGAGTCAATTTGTCCGATTTTTCCGTCAAAATTCTCTAAGTTTGATTTGGTAAATGGGAAAGACCTGTTGGTATATGGCGTTTATGATGCGGTCCATACGGTGGTTAATCCCGCTACAGGTCAGCACGATTTGAAGGTTGAGTTTGGTGGTCGAACTTTTGTTTTAGGGCGTAATCGTGAGCTTAAAGTTAAGGGAAATATATGGATGCTGGATTTTTCAAATTGGCAGAATAATCATCCAGGCGACAATTTTATACCGTCAACTCCAGAATACACCCATAACGGTCGTGTTACAGCTAAACTTAAGGCTAATGCAACATCTCCAGAAGTAGTGCGGTTTGCTGATTTTTCATTTACTACTCCGAAAAAGACCGTGGAAAAGACCATTGAAGATGTTATTGTTATTCCAAAGATTGTTAAAGAGATAAGTAAGGCTTTGGCTAATACGGGAATTAATTTATGGATGATTATGGCTGCTGGTATTGGTGTAATTGTTGCGGCGTTCATTATGTTATTTATTGTTAAAAAACAGAAAAAGAGGGATGAATGA